The following are encoded together in the Humulus lupulus chromosome 5, drHumLupu1.1, whole genome shotgun sequence genome:
- the LOC133777951 gene encoding proteasome subunit beta type-4 yields the protein MSSVELKQANLLSSDSQRTQYPYVTGTSVVALKYKDGVLMASDMGGSYGSTLRYKSVERIKPIGKHSLLGASGEISDFQELMRTLDELILYDNMWDDGNSLGPKEVHNYLTRVMYNRRNKFNPLWNSLVLGGVKNGQKYLGTVSMIGVHFEDNHVATGFGNHLARPILREEWHENLSFEDGVKILEKCMRVLLYRDRSAVNKLQIAKITDEGVTISQPYSLKTFWGFSAFHNPTAGAEGSW from the exons ATGAGT TCTGTCGAATTGAAACAAGCCAACCTTTTGAGCTCTGATTCACAGAGGACCCA GTATCCGTATGTGACGGGTACGTCTGTGGTTGCTCTCAAATACAAAGATGGTGTTTTAATGGCTTCTGATATGGGAG GTTCTTATGGGTCTACACTGCGATACAAGAGCGTGGAGCGAATCAAGCCTATTGGAAAGCATTCCCTACTTGGGGCTAGTGGAGAAATAAGTGATTTTCAGGAGCTAATGCGTACTCTTGATGAACTCAT CCTATACGACAACATGTGGGATGATGGAAATTCGTTGGGACCTAAAGAGGTTCATAACTATTTGACCAGAGttatgtacaaccgacgcaataAGTTCAATCCCCTTTGGAATTCACTTGTCCTTGGTGGAGTGAAGAATGGACAAAAGTACCTTGGCACA GTAAGCATGATAGGTGTTCATTTTGAGGATAATCATGTGGCAACCGGATTTGGAAACCATCTTGCACGACCAATTCTTCGTGAGGAATGGcatgaaaatttgagttttgaGGATGGTGTGAAGATACTGGAGAAATGCATGCGTGTTCTCCTTTATCGTGATAGGTCTGCTGTCAACAAGCTTCAG ATAGCTAAAATAACCGACGAAGGTGTAACAATTTCTCAGCCCTACTCGTTGAAGACTTTCTGGGGATTCTCTGCCTTCCACAATCCAACAGCGGGTGCCGAAGGATCATGGTAG